The Streptomyces sp. NBC_00102 genome segment GTCGACGAGTGGATCTACCCGGAGTTCGAGCAGAACTGGAAGCTCTTCGCTCCCAATCCGCTTCAGCAGAACATCTCCGTGCACGTCCGGGCGGAGGTCGTGGACGCGAACGGAGACCGCCGCACCACCAGCTGGATGAGTCTCACCGCGGAGGACAGCGAGGCGATCCGGCACAACCCGCTGCCCAGCCACGCGAACCAGAACGAGCTGCGCCGGGCCTGGGACTTCTACGTCAACAGCCATGACGACAAGAACCGTTCGACCGGAACGCGCGGGGAACTCGCCGAGGCGTACCTGCGGCGCATCGTGATGTTGCGGCTGGGGAAGCACGACCACGGCGGGACCGTCGACCGCATCCAGCTGCGTTCCTCGTCGCGCCAGGTCCCGGCACCCTCGTGGAGCGCCGAGAAGGCGAGAACGCAGCCGCTGTACCGCGAGCTCGGGTGGTGGACCGTGTCCACCGGCGATCTGCCCGAGGGCAGCGGGGCGGCCGAGGCCGCTTCCGGCGAGGAGGCCGACCAGTGAGCACCGTCCCCACCCCGGGTACCGCCGTCCCCCGCGAGCTCACGGGCCCGATCGGCCGTTCCCTCCAGCGGATCACCGCCGCCGCCCTCGGCCCGTACCAGAGCGCGGTGATACGGATCGGGTTCACCGCCACGTATCTGCTGTTCCTGTTGCGGGAGGTGCCGCACCGTCAGGAACTGTACGGGCCGGACAGCCCGTGGAGCTGGGAGCTGGAGCACCGGCTGATGTCCGACAACGGGGCCTTCACCGCCCTGATGTGGTCGGACAGTTCCGTGTGGTTCGAGGCGGTCTACGGGCTCACGCTCGTGTCGGCGTTCTGCACGCTGATCGGCTGGCGCACCCGGACGATGTCCGTGCTCTTCATGGCCGGGGTCCTCTCGATCCAGAACCGCAACGTCTTCATGGGAGACGGCGGTGACAACGTCGTCCATCTGATGGCGATCTACCTCGTGCTGACCCGCTGCGCCCAGGTCTGGTCGCTGGACGCGCGGCGCGCCGGCCGGGACGCCGCGCGCCGGTCCCAGGGCCTGGGCCCTGCCCGGGACGTCGTCGGGCCGGTGCTCTGGGCGGTGCTCGGTCCGGTGCTGCTGGTCGCCGTGGTGATGGGTGGTCTGGGCGAGACCTGGTGGCTGCCGACGCTGCTGGGCGTGGTGTGGGTGGGAGCCGCCGCGTGGTGGGCCCTCCGGCGCGAGCCGGACGGCGAACCCCGGGTGCTGCTCGACGTGCTGGCCAACATCGTGCACAACGTCACCCTCGTGGTGATCATGGCCGAGGTCTGCCTGATCTACGCCACCGCCGGCTGGTACAAGATCCAGGGTTCGCGCTGGCAGGACGGCACCGCGCTGTACTACCCGCTCAAGCTGGACTACTTCACCCCGTGGCCCGCGGCGTCCAACCTGATCGCCGCCAGTTCGGTGATGGTGATGGTGGTGACGTACGCGACGGTGATCGTGCAGGTCGCGTTCCCGTTCACGCTCTTCAACCGGCGGGTCAAGAACGTCCTGCTGGTGCTGATGATCGGCGAGCACGCGGGCATCGCGGTCCTGCTGGGCCTGCCCTTCTTCTCGATGGCGATGATCTCGGCGGACGCCGTGTTCCTGCCCACGGTCTTCCTGGTGTGGTTCGGCGGGCGGGTCGGCCTCGGCCGGGATCGGCTGTTCGCCCGGTTCGCCCGGTTCGCCCGGGCCGACCGCAAGGGCGCGACGCGTGTACCGGGCCCGCGCGAGCCCGCGGGCGAAGGGGCCGGCGGGCCGGGCGGGCCGGGCGGGGAGGCCCCGCGGCACCCCGGCGACGGGGGCCATACGCTCGTCGGGTGAGCAGTGAGACCGGCAGTACAGAGGAATTCGTGCCCTTCGTGGCCGAGGGGCCCGATCCCGCCCCGGAACCGGCGCAGTACGACGACGGTTTCGGGGACGGCATCGGCGTCGGACCGCACCCGGAGCCCTGGCCGGAGGGCGAGCGGTACGACCCCGAGCTGCTGGCGGCCGGCGACCGGCGCAACGTCGTGGACGAGTACCGCTACTGGACCCGCGAGGCGATCGTCGCCGACCTCGACCTGCGACGCCACGACTTCCACGTGGCGGTCGAGAACTGGGGTCACGACTTCAACATCGGCTCGGTCGTGCGTACGGCGAACGCCTTCCTCGCCAAGGAGATCCACATCGTCGGCCGGCGGCGCTGGAACCGGCGCGGGGCCATGGTCACCGACCGCTACCAGCATGTGCGCCACCACCCCGACACCGCCGATCTGACCGCCTGGGCGGCGGCGGAGGGGCTGCCGATCATCGGGATCGACAACCTCCCCGGGGCCGTACCGCTGGAGCGGACCGTGCTGCCCCGGCGCTGTGTGCTGCTCTTCGGCCAGGAGGGCCCCGGCCTCACCGAGGAGGCCAGGGCCCACGCGTCGATGGTCTGCTCGATCGCGCAGTTCGGTTCGACGCGGTCGATCAACGCGGGTGCTGCCGCGGCCGTCGCCATGCACGCGTGGGTGCAGCGGTACGCGGACGTGCCGGACCCTTCGGCCTGACCGGAATCCCGGGCCTGAGCGGACCCTCGGCCTGACCGGACCGGGCCTTCGGCCCGACCGGTTCAGGCCTGGCGGCGGACCTCGATGGTGCGGAAGCGCCCCGAGACGAAGGCGCCGTCGCAGAGGGCCGCGTTGGCCGCCGGGTTGCCGCCCGAGCCGTGGAAGTCGGAGAAGGCCGCCGTCTGGTTGACGTAGACCCCGCCGGTCAGGTTCAGCGAGAGCTGGGCCGACTCCTCCAGGCAGACCTCCTCGATCGCGCGCTCCACCTCGGGGGAGGTCGTGTAGGCGCCGACGGTCATCGCGCCCTTCTCGCGGACCGTGCGGCGCAGCAGGTCCACCGCGTCGGAGACGGAGTCCACCGAGACCGCGAAGGCGACCGGGCCGAAGCACTCGGAGAGGTGGACGGGGTCCCCGCCGTCCGGGCCGGGCTCCTTGGCGAGGACCTTGACGATGACCGGGGTACGGACCACCGCGTCGGGGAACTCGGGGTGCGGTACCTCGCGGGAGGCCAGGGCCACCTCGCCTAGATCGGGCGCGGCTTCGAGCCGGGCCCGCACATCGGGGTTGACCAGGGCACCGAGGAGGGCGGTGGCGCGCGCGTCGTCGCCGAGGAGTCCTTCGATCGCCCCCGCGAGGTCGGTGACCACCTCGTCGTACGTCTTGGGGCCCGTGTCGGTGCTGATGCCGTCGCGGGGGACGAGGAGGTTCTGCGGGGTCGTGCACATCTGCCCGCTGTAGAGGGAGAGCGAGAACGCGAGGTTGGCGAGCATGCCGGCGTAGTCGTCGGTGGAGTCGAGCACGACGGTGTTGACGCCGGCCTTCTCGGTGTACACCTGGGCCTGGCGGGCGTGGGTCTCCAGCCAGTCCCCGAAGGCGGTGGAGCCGGTGTAGTCGATGATCCGGATCTCCGGGCGCACCGCCAGCTCCTTGGCGATCCCCTCCCCGGGCCGCTCGGCCGTCAGTGCGACGAGGTTGGGGTCGAATCCGGCCTCGGCGAGCACCTCGCGCGCGATCCGGACGGTGAGCGCGAGCGGCAGCACGGCGCGCGGGTGCGGCTTGACGAGGACCGGGTTGCCGGTGGCGAGCGAGGCGAAGAGGCCCGGGTAGCCGTTCCAGGTGGGGAAGGTGTTGCAGCCGATGAGCAGCGAGACGCCGCGGCCCACCGCGGTGAACGACTTCCGCAGTCGGAGCGGGTCGCGCTTGCCCTGCGGCTTGGACCAGTCGGCCTCGGCGGGGGTGCGGAGCTGCTCCTCGTACGCGTACGCCACCGCTTCCAGGCCGCGGTCCTGGGCGTGCGGGCCGCCCGCTTGGAAGGCCATCAGGTAGGCCTGCCCGCTGGTGTGCATGACGGCCTGCGCCAGCTCGTGCGTGCGGGCGTTGACGCGCGCCAGGATCTCCAGGCAGACCAGCGCCCGGGCCTCGGGTCCCGCGTCCCGCCAGGCCGCCGTACCGGCGCGCATCGCGGGCAGCAGGACGTCCGGGTCGGCGTGCGGGTACTCGATGTCCAGCGCGGGGCCGTACGGGGAGACTTCGGCGCCCGTCCAGCCGTCCGTGCCGGGCTGGCCGAGGTCGAACCGGGTGTGCAGCAGGGCGTCGAACGCCGCCTTGCCCTCGGCCGCTCCGAGGCTGCCGGGCGCCCCGCCCTCGCCGTACGCCTTGGGGTGCTCCGGGTGGGGCGACCAGTAGGCGCGGGTCCGGATGGCGTCGAGGGCCCCGTCGAGCGTGGGCCGGTGGGTCTCGGAGAGCTTCTGCAGGGAGAGCGCGGCGGCCATGGCGGACCAACTCCTCATCGAGCCGGGCGGGGAGGTGCTGACGGAGTTAGAGTAACCGAACGATCGGTCGGGACAAGGGGCCCCGGACAACCTGTGGACAACTCATGGGGGAGGATCGCGGTCATGACCACGGCCAAGCGGGACACGTACACCCCGGAGACTCTGCTGAACGTCGCCGTGCGGGTCTTCAACGAGCGCGGATACGACGGCACGTCCATGGAGCACCTCTCCCGGGCGGCGGGCATCTCGAAGTCGTCGATCTACCACCATGTGGCGGGCAAGGAAGAGCTTCTGCGCCGTGCGGTGAGCCGTGCGACCGACGGACTCTTCCGGATTCTGGACGAGCCGGGCGCGCTGCGCGGGCGCGCCGTCGAGCGGGTCGAGTACGTCACGCGCCGCACGGTGGAGGTGCTGATGGCCGAGCTGCCGTACGTCACCCTGCTGCTGCGCGTCCGGGGCAACACGAAGACCGAGCGGTGGGCGCTGGAGCGGCGCCGGGAGTTCGACCAGCGGGTGGCTGCCCTGCTGAAGGCGGCCGTCGCGGACGGGGACCTCCGTGCCGACGTGGACATACGGCTGGCCACCCGGCTCCTGTTCGGCATGGTGAACTCGCTGGTCGAGTGGTACCGCCCGCAGCCCGAGGCGGGCGCGGGCGGCGTGGAGGGGGTGCCCGCGGTGGACGACCTGCCGGGGACCGTCGTGCGGCTGGCCTTCGAGGGGATGCGCGCCGCAGGGCGTTGACGGGACGCGTCGAGCGGTACGCGTCGACGGGACGCGGGTGGGGTACGGCCGGGGGCTCGGTCGCACGGGCCGGCCCGGGCGGGTCAGGCGGGTCAGGCGAGGTCGGCGCCACGGTCCGGACCGTGGCCGAGTTCCGTCTCCTCGAACACCAGCAGGGTCCGGGTGGAGAGCACCTCGGGAATGGCCTGGATGCGGGTGAGGACGAGCTCGCGCAGTGCGCGGTTGTCGGGTGTGTGGACCAGCAGCAGTACGTCGAAATCGCCGCTGACCAGTGCGATGTGGGTGGCCCCCGGGAGCGCCTGGAGCTGCTCGCGCACGGTCCGCCAGGAGTTCTGCACGATCTTGAGCGTGATGTAGGCGGACGCCCCCTGCCCGGCCCTCTCGTGGTCGATCCGGGCGCTGAACCCTCGGATGACCCCGTCCTCCACCAGCCGGTTGATGCGGGCGTAGGCGTTGGCGCGGGACACGTGCACCTGCTCGGCGACGGCCCGTATGGAGGCCCGGCCGTTGGCCCGGAGGATGCGCAGGATGTCCCGGTCGACCGCGTCCAGCGTCCGGGCCGGCGGTGCCTGCCCGGCGCCCTCGGCCATTCGTTCAGCTGCCATGCCCCCGCGCCTCCCTGTTGTGGACGAGCTGCCTCCATCCCAGGCTGTGGACAACCGTTTGTCCACAGGGCGAGGGCGGCTGTAGCCAAAATGCGCCCACGACCGAACAATCGGTAGGTGAGGCACGTCACCCGGGGCCGTCCCGGGCGGCGTCCGCCATGCGTCCGCGGCCACGTGGACGTACACCCCGACGTAGGGCGTGAGGCCCGGCGGGATCCCGTTCTCCTCGGGCTTCGCATCCGGGTTTCCGGTGTCGGCCCCCGTTGCCAGGAGGTGCCTCCCATGACGGTCCAAGAGCTGCCCGGTGCGGCCGGCTACCGGCCCGCGCCGCCCCCGGCCTGGAAACCGCTCACCGATCCCGCGCCGCTGCTCCCGGACCCGGAGCCGTACCGGGTGCTCGGAACGGACGCGGTGGCCGGCGTGGATCCGCAGCTGCTGCTGCGTCTCTGGGCCGAGCTGGTGCGCGGTCGCCGGTACAACGCGCAGGCCACCGCGCTCACCAAGCAGGGGCGCCTGGCCGTGTACCCGTCCAGTACGGGTCAGGAGGCCTGCCAGGTGGCCGCCGCACTGGTGCTTCAGGAGCGGGACTGGCTCTTCCCGAGCTACCGGGACACGCTCGCCGCCGTGGCCCGGGGGCTCGATCCCGTCGACGCGCTGACCCTGCTGAGGGGTGACCGGCACACCGGTTACGACCCCCGGGAGCACCGGATCGCTCCTCTCTGCACCCCGCTGGCCACGCAGTTGCCGCACGCGGTCGGTCTGGCGCACGCGGCGCGGCTCAAGGGCGACGACGTGGTGGCGCTGGCGATGGTCGGGGACGGCGGGACGAGCGAGGGGGACTTCCACGAAGCGCTGAACTTCGCGGCCGTGTGGCGGGCGCCGGTCGTCTTCCTCGTGCAGAACAACGGCTTCGCCATCTCGGTGCCGCTGGCCAAGCAGACGGCGGCACCCTCGCTCGCCCACAAGGCGGTCGGCTACGGCATGCCCGGCAGGCTGGTGGACGGCAACGACGCGGCGGCCGTGCACGAGGTGCTCGCCGAGGCGGTGGCCCGGGCCCGGGGCGGCGGCGGGCCGACGCTGGTGGAGGCGGTCACCTACCGCATGGACGCCCACACCAACGCCGACGACGCGACCCGCTACCGCTCGGACGACGAGGTGGCGTCCTGGCGGGACCACGATCCGGTGCTGCTCATGGAACGCGAGCTGACCGGGCGCGGGCTGCTCGACGAGGCCGCCGCGGGGGCGGTGCGCCAGGAGGCGGAGCGGATGGCGGCGGCGCTGCGGGAGCGGATGAACGCCGATCCGGTGCTCGACCCGACGGACCTGTTCGCGCACGTCTTCGCGCGCCGGACCGGACCGCTGCGGGAGCAGGAGGACCGGTTGCGCGCCGAACTGGAGGCCGCGGAGGAGTACGGCGACACCGGACGGGGCGCGCAGACCGCGCAGACCGCGCAGACCGCGCAGAACCAGCAGGACCGGCAGGACCAGCGGGACCAGCAGGAAGGGGAGGGCGGGCGATGACGGCGGCGGTGCGGGCACGGGCGGGCCGTTCGGGGCAGGCCACGATGGCCCAGGCCCTGGGGCGGGCGCTGCGGGACGCGATGGCGGAGGACGCCTCCGTGCACGTGCTCGGCGAGGACGTGGGAACGCTCGGGGGCGTCTTCCGGGTCACCGACGGGCTGGCCGCGGAGTTCGGCGACGAGCGGTGCACGGACACCCCGCTCGCGGAGGCGGGGATTCTCGGAGCCGCGGTCGGGATGGCGATGTACGGCCTGCGGCCCGTGGTGGAGATGCAGTTCGACGCGTTCGCCTACCCGGCGTTCGAGCAGCTCGTCAGCCATGTGGCGCGGATGCGGAACCGGACCGGAGGAGCCCTTCCGATGCCCCTGACCGTGCGGATTCCGTACGGCGGCGGCATCGGCGGGGTGGAGCACCACAGCGACTCCTCGGAGGCGTACTACATGGCCACCCCGGGGCTGCACGTCGTCACCCCGGCCACCGTGGAGGACGCTTACGGGCTGCTGCGGGCCTCGATCGCCTCGGACGACCCGGTGGTGTTCCTGGAGCCGAAGCGGCTGTACTGGTCGAAGTCCGACTGGGTGCCGGAGGCTCCGGCGGAGGTGGCACCCGTCGGACGGGCCGTGGTCCGCAGGCCGGGGACGAGCGCGACCCTGATCACCTACGGCCCGTCGCTGCCGGTGTGCCTGGAGGCGGCCGAGGCGGCGGTGGCGGAGGGCTGGGACCTGGAGGTCGTGGACCTGCGGTCGCTGGTGCCCTTCGACGACGGCACGGTCGCCGAGTCCGTACGGCGGACGGGGCGCGCGGTGATCGTCCACGAGTCCGCCGGGTTCGGCGGGCCGGGGGGCGAGATCGCCGCCCGGGTGACCGAGCGGTGCTTCCACCACTTGGAGGCTCCGGTACTGCGGGTCACCGGCTTCGACATCCCGTATCCGCCGCCGATGCTGGAGCGGCACCATCTGCCGGGCGTGGACCGGGTTCTCGACGCGGTCGCCCGGCTCCAGTGGGAGGCGACGCGCTGATGCCCACGGTGCTCGAATTCAGGCTGCCGGACCTCGGCGAAGGACTGACCGAGGCGGTGATCGTGCGCTGGCTGGTGGAGGTCGGCGAGGTCGTCGCCGTGGACCAGCCGGTGGTCGAGGTCGAGACGGCCAAGGCCCTGGTGGACGTGCCGTGCCCGTACGGAGGCGTGGTGACGGCCCGCTTCGGCGAGGAGGGGGCGGAACTCCCGGTCGGAGCACCGTTGATGACGGTCGCGGTCGCGCCGGCCCCCGCACCCGAGGGCGGGACCGCACCGGCCGGCGGCTCGGGGAACGTGCTCGTCGGGTACGGCACGGCCGCCCCGGCGGCGCGGCGGCGACGGGTCCGCCCGGTGCCCGTGCCGGCTGCCGCCGCGGTCCCGGCCACGGCCGGCGGCGCTCCGGACGCGGCAGTCGCTCCGGGTGCTCCCGTCGCGGTCATCTCGCCACTCGTGCGCAGGCTCGCCCGGCAGCACGGACTCGACCTCCGCGAGCTGGCGGGAACGGGGCCGGACGGGCTGATCCTGCGGGCCGACGTCGAGTCGGTGATCAGGAAAACCCCGCCGCCGACCGTCGACGGGCACGCGACCACCGGTGCCACCGGTTCCTCCGCGCCGGCGCGGGAGGGCGCCACGGCCGGCGAGCGGATCGCGTTGCGCGGTGTACGGGGTGCGGTCGCCGACAAGATGTCCCGCAGCAGGACCGAGATTCCCGACGCGACCTGCTGGGTGGACGCCGACGCCACCGAGCTGATGGCGGCCCGCACCGCGATGAACGCGACCGAAGGGCCCAAGGTGTCGGTTCTCGCCCTGCTGGCCCGGATCTGCGTGGCGGCGCTGGCGAAGTACCCCGAACTGAACTCCACCGTGGACACCTCCGCCCGCGAGGTCGTACGGCTGCCTTCGGTCCACCTCGGGTTCGCCGCGCAGACCGAGCGGGGGCTCGTCGTGCCGGTGGTCCGCGACGCGCACAGGCGTTCCGTCGACTCACTGGCGGCCGAACTCGCCCGGCTCACCGAGGTGTCCAGGGACGGGAAGCTGACCCCGGCCGAGCTGACGGGAGGCACGTTCACCCTGAACAACTACGGGGTGTTCGGGGTGGACGGCTCCACGCCGATCATCAACCACCCCGAGGCGGCCATGCTCGGCGTCGGCCGTATCGTCCCCCGGCCGTGGGTCCACCGGGGCGAGTTGGCGGTACGTCAGGTGGTGCAGCTCTCGCTCACCTTCGACCACCGGGTCTGCGACGGGGGCACGGCGGGCGGTTTCCTGCGGTACGTCGCCGACTGCGTGGAACAGCCGGCCGTCCTGCTGCGGACCCTGTAGACGGGGCCCGGATCCGGCATCGCCGGGCCCGTTGGATCGCGTATAGCCCGGAGCGCCCGGAGCCCGGAGTGCCCGGAGCCCGGCCGCCCCGGTCCTGTGCCCGCCCCGGGGCGGCCGGGCTCCGGAGCCGGCGCCCATACTCGTCGCATGACCGCCTATGACGCCATCGTCCTCGCCGGAGGGGCCGCCAGACGGCTCGGGGGAGCCGACAAACCCGGGATCGGCGTCGGCGGCAGGACGCTGCTCGACCGGGTGCTCGCAGCCTGCGCCGGTGCCGGGGCCACGGTCGTGGTGGGCCCCCGCAGGGCCACGGTCCGGCCGGTGACCTGGGCCCGGGAAAGCCCCGCAGGAGGTGGGCCGGTGGCCGCGCTGGGCGCGGGAGTCCGCGAGGCCGGCGCCCCGTGGATCGTGGTGCTTTCGGCGGATCTTCCGTTTCTCTCGGCCGCCACCGTCGCCGCGCTGCTGGCCGCCGCCGAGGAGGGCGGCCGGGAAGGCGCCCTGTGCGTGGACCCCGACGGGCGCCGGCAGCCTCTCGTCGCCGTCTACCGGGCCGAACCTCTGCGGCGCGAGCTCGCCCTGCTCGCCACCGAACACGGCACCCTTGCCGGACTCCCGCTGCGCCTGCTGACGGCCGAGCTCGATCTGGCCACTCTGGCCACACCGGAATTCGCCTCCTTCGACTGCGACACTTGGGACGACATCAGGCTGGCGAGGACGCACATCAGGGAGCATGAGGCCGTGCTGGACGAATGGATCACCGCAGTCAAGACCGAACTGGGCCTGGAACTCGATGTCGACACCGACGTCGTGCTGGACCTGGCACGCGACGCCGCGCACGGTGTCGCGCGGCCGGCCGCCCCGCTCACCACCTTCCTCGTCGGGTACGCGGCGGGGCTGGCGAGCGCCGCCGCCGGACCCGGTGACGCTCCCGTCGCGGTGGCCGAGTCGGCCCGCAAGGCGGCTGCCCTCGCCCTGCGTTGGGAAGAGGCGCCGGGCGAAGGCAAGGGAGCCGGAGCCTCGTGACCGGCCGGGAGCCGTTGCCGGCCTCGGAGGCCCCGACCGTGCGGATCCACCGCCCGGGAGCGCCGGAGGACCTCTTCGTGCTTCCGGAACTGGACGACTGCCCCGTGCCGGTGCGGAAGACCTCGTCCGCGGAGGACGAGCGCGCCGTGGAGCAGGCGTTGGCCCTGGCCAACCGCTTTCCTCCGCACGAGACGTCGCGCCACGACGTCGCGCCCCCGGTGGGCGGGGAGCGTGCAGGCCGTTCCGAGGGGCCGGCCTCCCCGGATACCGCGAAGGCCGCGGCACCGGCACCCGCCCAGTCGGTACGAGACCGTGACCGTACGGCCGCACCCGCACACCATTCCCCCGTCACCTCCTGGGAGCGGGCCAGGGCGCTGGCCGCGCGAGCCGGCCGGAGGTCCTCGCAGGCCGCGATCCGGCTGCCGCTCGACCGCTCTCCGGGCCATGTACTCGCCGAGGGGCTCGTGGCGTTGACCGACCTGCCGTCCTTCGACACCTCGGCCATGGACGGCTGGGCCGTCACCGGCCCGGGCCCCTGGCACTTCCGCGAGGGCTCGGGGCTCCTCGCGGGGGACGGCGGTCTGGGCCGGCTGCCGGACGGCGAGGCGGTACGGATCGCCACGGGCGCCCGTATGCCGGCGGAGGCGACGGCGGTCATCCGCTCGGAACACGCCGAGGTGGACGAGGCCAAGGGGATGCTGCACGCCCGGCGTGCGGTCGTCCCCGGCCAGGACATCCGGCCGCGCGCGCAGGAGTGCCGGACCGGCGAGCACCTGCTGGCGCCGGGAACCCTGGTGACTCCCGCGGTGCTCGGTCTGGCCGCGGCCGCCGGGTACGACGCGCTCGTCGTCGTACCGCGTCCCCGGGTGGAGGTGCTGGTGCTCGGCGACGAACTGCTCACCTCGGGGCTCCCCCACGGCGGTCGCATCCGCGATGCGCTCGGGCCCATGCTCGGCCCGTGGCTGCGGGCGGCCGGTGCCGACCTCGCCGATCCCCGCTGCCTCGGCGACGATCCGGAGGCCTTGCGGCACGCGCTCACCACCACCGACGCCGACCTGGTCCTGACGACCGGCGGTACGGCGGCGGGCCCGGTCGACCATGTGCACCCGATCCTCTCCGCGATCGGCGCCGAACTGCTGGTGGACGGGGTGGCGGTACGCCCGGGCCATCCGATGCTGCTGGCCCGACTGGCGCCGGACGGTCCCTGTCTGGTGGGGCTGCCGGGCAACCCGCTCGCCGCGGTCTCCGGACTCCTCACGCTCGCCCTTCCGCTGCTCGGCGGCCTCGCGGGGCGCGTCGCGCCGGAGCCGTACCGGGCGCTCGTCCAGGACGCGGTGCAGGGCCACCCGCACGACACCCGGCTGGTGCCCGTGGCGCATCGGTCGGGGCGCGGCGGCGGCAGGGACCGCGTCGTACCGCTGCGGTACAACGGCCCCGCGATGCTGCGGGGGATCGCCACCGCCGACGGGATGGCGGTGGTCCCGCCGGGCGGGGTGCGCCCCGGTGCCGAGGTGGAGATCCTCGATCTGCCCTGGGCCTAGCCAGTGCCGCGTCAGCCAGGGTTTGTCCCGTCGCGCAAACCCTGGCTGACGCGGCACTGGGCTCGGGACGCGCGCGCGGGGCTCCGCAACCCCGAAGGCCCGGCGGGTGTTTCACGTGAAACATCCGCCGCACCGGTGCGGCGGACCGACCGCGCCCGGTGTCAGTGGGCGGGCGGTCCTGACCGGCTGATGGTGATGACACGGTCCTCGCGCTGCAGGCCGGTGAGCGTGGGGTCCGTGTAGTCGAGCAACTTCCTGTTACGGAGCACCGCGACGATCAGATCGGCGCAGTCGCGCGGTGTGCGGCCGATCTCCTCCTCGGTCACCGCGCGCTCCCCGAGGTCCAGCCCGCTGCCGTGGGTCATCAGATCCTCCAGCGTCCTGGCCACCGGGGGGCTGGCCATCGACACCCCGAGCAGACGCCCGGCCGAGCTGGAACTGGTGACCACGGTGTCCGCGCCGCTCTGCTTGAGCAGCGGTACGTTCTCGTCCTCCCGGACCGCGACGACGATGGTGGCGTGCTTGTTGAGCTGCCGGGCGGTGAGGGTGATCAGGGTGGCCGTCTCGTCGCGCTGCGGGGCGATGATCACCCGACTGGCGCTCGGTACCTCGGCCTTGAGCAGCGTTTCGGAGCGGGTGGCGTCGCCGACCACGGCCACCAGACCGTCGTCGCCTGCCGCATGGGCGGCCTTCTGCTGCGGATCCACCACCACGATCTTGTCCTTGCCGATGCCCGTGGAGAGCAGCGACTCGATGGCGTGCCGGCCCTTGGTGCCGTATCCGACCACCACCACGTGGTCGCGGGTACGCGCGCGCCAGCGGTGGATGCGTACCTGCTGGCGGGTCCGTTCGGTGAGAACTTCAAGGGTGGTGCCGACCAGGATGATCAGAAAGAGCACGCGCAGAGGGGTGATGACCAGCACGTTCGTGAGACGGGCACCGTCGCTCACGGGGGTGATGTCGCCGTAACCGGTGGTGGAGAGGGTAACGGTCGCGTAGTACACCGCGTCGAGCAGGTCGACGCTGCCGTCGGAGGTGTCGTTGTAGCCGGAGCGGTCGGACCAGACGATCACCACCGTGACCGCCAGCACCAGCAGCGCCATCGTCAGCCGTCGGAGCACCTGTTGGAGTGGTGGCAGGGCGCCCTGTGTCGGCATGGTGATGGCGCGACTGGCCTCGC includes the following:
- a CDS encoding alpha-ketoacid dehydrogenase subunit beta, producing the protein MTAAVRARAGRSGQATMAQALGRALRDAMAEDASVHVLGEDVGTLGGVFRVTDGLAAEFGDERCTDTPLAEAGILGAAVGMAMYGLRPVVEMQFDAFAYPAFEQLVSHVARMRNRTGGALPMPLTVRIPYGGGIGGVEHHSDSSEAYYMATPGLHVVTPATVEDAYGLLRASIASDDPVVFLEPKRLYWSKSDWVPEAPAEVAPVGRAVVRRPGTSATLITYGPSLPVCLEAAEAAVAEGWDLEVVDLRSLVPFDDGTVAESVRRTGRAVIVHESAGFGGPGGEIAARVTERCFHHLEAPVLRVTGFDIPYPPPMLERHHLPGVDRVLDAVARLQWEATR
- a CDS encoding dihydrolipoamide acetyltransferase family protein; translation: MPTVLEFRLPDLGEGLTEAVIVRWLVEVGEVVAVDQPVVEVETAKALVDVPCPYGGVVTARFGEEGAELPVGAPLMTVAVAPAPAPEGGTAPAGGSGNVLVGYGTAAPAARRRRVRPVPVPAAAAVPATAGGAPDAAVAPGAPVAVISPLVRRLARQHGLDLRELAGTGPDGLILRADVESVIRKTPPPTVDGHATTGATGSSAPAREGATAGERIALRGVRGAVADKMSRSRTEIPDATCWVDADATELMAARTAMNATEGPKVSVLALLARICVAALAKYPELNSTVDTSAREVVRLPSVHLGFAAQTERGLVVPVVRDAHRRSVDSLAAELARLTEVSRDGKLTPAELTGGTFTLNNYGVFGVDGSTPIINHPEAAMLGVGRIVPRPWVHRGELAVRQVVQLSLTFDHRVCDGGTAGGFLRYVADCVEQPAVLLRTL
- a CDS encoding NTP transferase domain-containing protein; protein product: MTAYDAIVLAGGAARRLGGADKPGIGVGGRTLLDRVLAACAGAGATVVVGPRRATVRPVTWARESPAGGGPVAALGAGVREAGAPWIVVLSADLPFLSAATVAALLAAAEEGGREGALCVDPDGRRQPLVAVYRAEPLRRELALLATEHGTLAGLPLRLLTAELDLATLATPEFASFDCDTWDDIRLARTHIREHEAVLDEWITAVKTELGLELDVDTDVVLDLARDAAHGVARPAAPLTTFLVGYAAGLASAAAGPGDAPVAVAESARKAAALALRWEEAPGEGKGAGAS
- a CDS encoding molybdopterin molybdotransferase MoeA; amino-acid sequence: MTGREPLPASEAPTVRIHRPGAPEDLFVLPELDDCPVPVRKTSSAEDERAVEQALALANRFPPHETSRHDVAPPVGGERAGRSEGPASPDTAKAAAPAPAQSVRDRDRTAAPAHHSPVTSWERARALAARAGRRSSQAAIRLPLDRSPGHVLAEGLVALTDLPSFDTSAMDGWAVTGPGPWHFREGSGLLAGDGGLGRLPDGEAVRIATGARMPAEATAVIRSEHAEVDEAKGMLHARRAVVPGQDIRPRAQECRTGEHLLAPGTLVTPAVLGLAAAAGYDALVVVPRPRVEVLVLGDELLTSGLPHGGRIRDALGPMLGPWLRAAGADLADPRCLGDDPEALRHALTTTDADLVLTTGGTAAGPVDHVHPILSAIGAELLVDGVAVRPGHPMLLARLAPDGPCLVGLPGNPLAAVSGLLTLALPLLGGLAGRVAPEPYRALVQDAVQGHPHDTRLVPVAHRSGRGGGRDRVVPLRYNGPAMLRGIATADGMAVVPPGGVRPGAEVEILDLPWA
- a CDS encoding TrkA family potassium uptake protein → MNDENQPAARTGRFSILRSLWHRSRSDARDDSEASRAITMPTQGALPPLQQVLRRLTMALLVLAVTVVIVWSDRSGYNDTSDGSVDLLDAVYYATVTLSTTGYGDITPVSDGARLTNVLVITPLRVLFLIILVGTTLEVLTERTRQQVRIHRWRARTRDHVVVVGYGTKGRHAIESLLSTGIGKDKIVVVDPQQKAAHAAGDDGLVAVVGDATRSETLLKAEVPSASRVIIAPQRDETATLITLTARQLNKHATIVVAVREDENVPLLKQSGADTVVTSSSSAGRLLGVSMASPPVARTLEDLMTHGSGLDLGERAVTEEEIGRTPRDCADLIVAVLRNRKLLDYTDPTLTGLQREDRVITISRSGPPAH